From one Lycium barbarum isolate Lr01 chromosome 6, ASM1917538v2, whole genome shotgun sequence genomic stretch:
- the LOC132600861 gene encoding ras-related protein RABE1c-like → MAAPPARARADYDYLIKLLLIGDSGVGKSCLLLRFSDGSFTTSFITTIGIDFKIRTIELDGKRIKLQIWDTAGQERFRTITTAYYRGAMGILLVYDVTDESSFNNIRNWIRNIEQHASDNVNKILVGNKADMDESKRAVPTAKGQALADEYGIKFFETSAKTNLNVEQVFFSIARDIKQRLADTDSKAEPSTLKINQPDAGAGGAQGAQKSACCGS, encoded by the exons ATGGCCGCACCACCGGCAAGAGCTAGAGCGGATTATGATTACCTCATTAAGCTTCTTTTGATCGGCGATAGTG GTGTTGGTAAGAGTTGCCTTCTTTTACGTTTCTCTGATGGTTCCTTCACCACAAGCTTTATCACAACTATTGG aaTTGATTTTAAAATTCGGACCATTGAGCTTGATGGAAAAAGAATCAAGCTTCAGATATGGGATACAGCTGGTCAGGAACGGTTTCGGACTATCACAACTG CTTACTATCGTGGAGCCATGGGTATATTGTTGGTGTATGATGTTACTGATGAATCCTCCTTTAACA ACATTAGGAACTGGATTCGTAACATTGAGCAGCATGCCTCAGACAATGTCAACAAGATACTTGTAGGAAACAAGGCTGACATGGATGAAAGCAAGAGG GCTGTCCCTACCGCAAAGGGTCAAGCACTTGCGGATGAGTACGGGATTAAGTTTTTCGAAACT AGTGCAAAGACAAATCTTAACGTGGAACAAGTTTTCTTCTCAATAGCGAGAGATATAAAGCAAAGACTTGCAGACACAGACTCCAAGGCTGAG CCTTCAACGCTCAAGATTAATCAACCAGATGCAGGAGCTGGAGGTGCTCAAGGTGCGCAGAAATCAGCTTGCTGTGGTTCATAA